The Manduca sexta isolate Smith_Timp_Sample1 chromosome 9, JHU_Msex_v1.0, whole genome shotgun sequence genome segment cctttttgatataataataattagtatttcgATTATTGATGATGGCGTATCGTGGTGTGgtgtactaaaatatttttcattatatgtaTTTCCACATAAATTGAATTTGAGTTGTTAAGAATAGGTGACGAATAAGATATACATAATTGAAGTAtgtaagttatataaatataattatagtatatttgttataaataaaaaattcgcaaaatcTTTGGGAATTTTTTGTGTTACTATTTCACTTTGGCGAGGAAAAGTGACATGAAAACAAAAATGACATGAATGTCAAGCTTATGATCACCGTATCAAATTGTAAAGACAGATCGTTTTACATTGTATCTCGTTTTCTCTTGTACGATAACCATAATATTCTATTTCAtcgttaattaataaatcaatgtaaACGTATCTTTAAATTCATCCGAATAGTGATTGATAGACTGAAATCTAtagtgaaaataatatttgcgtATTGTTTGCAAccattattaacaaataattataaaaaaattaaggaagtgcATATCTagaaatttgatgaaatttaagTAGTAAAACTAATGACATAGCAGTTGAAACTGCGACATACATTTGGTTTGGTTCTTATTTTGActgaataaattgtaatatttgtaaatgtcaGTCTCTTTGTGCGTTTTGCGTGTTGAAATAGACGAAGAGCTGCCAGAAATGGGAGACAACCCTACTGAAATAGGTATGTGTACAAAAACTATCCTCTACTTTGTGTTTGTGATAACTTTTGATGTTGTAATTTTGGTGTAGTTGACAGAAACATAAGTCAAAAGACTCCATTATTccttgaacaaaaatatttcatgtgtCAATAACAACCGTCTCGCAGAGGCTGCTAAAGAGCAGAAGAAGAAAGACAGGGGGGCAAGAGAGTCAAAGACTATCACAGTGGAGACATATGCCAGTGTTGTGAGCGGGCCCAATACTGCCATAGGGATACTGCCCACCAGCTCCCGCAGATCCCCTGCTGAGGGCACCAGTGTGTCTGAAGACAATGACACACTGAGCTTCTTCTGCGGCAACCCACTGGTGGAAGTTACAAAGGGTGTGCTGCATTTGTACAAGGAGAAGTaagtatacaattaaaattgtaatcttGATTAAGGAATTTATGTTTTACATCTGTAGTTGAGTAATGGCTGACTGAACTGAAAAGTCTGATATATGGAAGAAGATTGTGTTCTAGTAAATCTTCAACTACTTGCAATGTTTACCAAAACTATATGCCATGCTCATGAGAATGTGGTTTCAGAGTTACAGATGAAAAATCCAGccttaacataaatatattttttattcctagTGAACTAAAAGAAGCTGAGGAAGCTAAGACCCTTTGCTTGTTGTCCGTTCCTGGAGCATTAGGTGCCTCTGACTTGCTTGGGTTTGCAGCTGCATGTCAACAGGACATTGCCCATGTGAGGGTGCTGAGAGATGGATCTCCAGACCACTACATGGCTCTGTTTACGTAAGTGATAGTTACTagttaagatattatttatttttacattatcattattgaagtgttgttatgtattttttttgtaatattgattttttactttGTATCAAAAAATAACTGGAACCGTAATAAAATACGACAATgatttttgtatacaaaatgAAAACCAGGGTtcatataaaacttaatattgttCAAGCATGTTTGTTCGCTTTATCAATGTGGTTGTGTTTTGCTTTATGCTAAGTATAATCGCATGTTATTCAATAGCAAATTTTTTACTTCTGTCCGCAGTTTCCGCACAAGTCAAGCGGCCCGTGAGTTCCATGAGGCTTTTGATGGTGTTCCATATAGCAGCCTAGAACCAAATGCGCTGTGCCACATGTCCTGGGTGTCGCGAGTGGAGTGGGCGCGGGACGGGACTCCACCACCCTCGCATACTGAGCTGCCTACATGCCCTGTGTGTCTAGGTGAGAGTACAGGCTGTGGAATTTaatcagtatttattttaaattagcaaaCTAATAAGTTGGAGTAATAACTAATTATTTGAATAGGAGACTTCAAAAATTATTGACTTTCAGTTCTATGAGTAGGAAGTaggttgaaaataaatattgttcaatTACAAATATGGGTGTAAAATTCGAGTTCTTTGTATCGTGCTCCCCAGCTGACGGTTTTCCGGCTTCAGCGTGAAGGTTATTAGTTTGTAAATGTACAGAGTTGTGTGTCAGAGCGCATGGACGAGAGCGTGGCGGGCGTGCTGAGCGTGCAGTGCGCGCATGCGTTCCACGCCGAGTGCCTCGCGCGCTGGGCCGACGCGCGCTGCCCGGTGTGCCGCTGCGCGCAGACGCCCGAGCCGCGCGCGCGGGCGCACTGCGACCAGTGCCAGCTACAGGAGGGAGACGCCGTAACTACTGATGGttagttatgtaattttaattcttgcttcaatccggctcgaaggaccattaGAAACAACAAAAATCATTGGTAAAGAAGAGTACTAGAAATGGTATCGTTAATGATGGGCTAGTGTATAGCAAGCATTTCAATCTTACTAATGACATAACCGGACTCCAATCATGTTTGaagtatacataaaattatatgttgacATAACAGAGGCAGGCGGTGAGGAGACGCGCGAGAACATCAGCGGCGTGGCGGAGGGCATGCTGGACGGCGTAGAGGCGGGCACGCTGTGGATCTGTCTGATCTGCGGACATGTCGGCTGCGGACGGTGAGTGCGCACTATTCTTGCACAGGGACGACGCAAGGGACCCTTGGAAATATTGATGATGTTCCAGACCATGCAATTAACTACCATCCTCATATTAGCAGTACTGATGCTTCACCGAACCGAACAGTTTCAACAAATAAAGGGTATATTGCTTCAATACAatggttattttaaaacaagCTATGTTATGTTACTAAATTGATTATGGCTTATTGTTTCAGATATGAGAATGGTCATGCAGCAAAGCATTTCTTGCAGTCGAACCACACCTACGCTCTGCAGCTGGGATCGAACCGTGTTTGGGATTATGCTGGTGGGTGGGAACTTATATTTGAGATGTcatagtgtaaaataaaaagtagttagttattacacttaaaaattgtgattactatatttcatttcatataaacGTCAAGTTCTATATCTACAGGGTGTTTCTAAAAAGTAGTATGAAATTTTAACCATATACTCAGaatctaatatgtattattatttttaataattttataaccaagatacttaaaataaattaaaaaaaatacaaggtTTATGATATGAAATCCTCGAGTAGAGCCGTGAACAGGTTTGTAGTGTAGTAATCGTTTCCAGGTGACAATTTCGTCCACCGCCTGGTGCAGAACAAGGCGGACGGCAAGCTGGTGGCGGCggagggcggcgcgggcgcggagGACGCGGCGTGCGGCGCCAAGCTCGACTCCGCGCAGCTCGAGTTCACCTACATACTCACGCAGCAGCTCGACAGCCAGCGCATGTTCTACGAGGACAAGCTCGCCAAGTGGGTACTCCACACTTATAATGCGCTCTATTGTAGCTAGAACAAACGGTGTATTCACCAGAGAGTATGCGCACGTAATGCAATATTGTCACTTAATATGGGTTTTCCGTGGCCATCAAAACGAGATCATCGTCATCTTTGTGCTGTACCCAAAATACGTATAAAACGGCTCATAACGAACCATATTATAcactttaaataacaaaaaaaaaacaatctgtTTGAATTCATTAGAATGGAGGCGGAACACAAACAGGAGCGCGATAAATTGCGATCAGCCGCGAAAGAGGCGGAATCGGCGTCGAAGAAACTGAAGACCACTGTCGGCACCCTCAAGAAAGACAATAGGAACCTGGAGAAGAAGCTGCAGCAAGTCAATGAGAGGTTggttttgttttcattacacAACAGAAGGTGTATTTTTCGAGAAGTATTGGTAGGGGGTGAGTATTATACTTCGCCATGTAATACCTAGCCAGTTTATACTCAAATATTGACACAGCGCTCACTGTCACACTACAATGACAAGTTAGTTATGTTATATGTGTGTGACAAGAagaccggtccctatggcgctcaatgggggaggcctatgtccagcggTGGATGATTCCCGGTTGTAATGATCATGTTGATGATGTGACAAGAAGTGTTCAGCAGGTTCATTGTTTACTAGATTTTGCTAGCTGTTTCACTTGATTGGAAATCGTTTTACAGGAAAAAGTTACCTTTTCATTTCGACCCATCAGACCAACTTAAAACTTCTAATTCAATATCATAAGGTTGGCAGAGCTGCAAAATGAGTTGGAGGAAGAAAGGGGGCTGTCGACCGCGATGGCTTCCAGCCAGGCTGAGTGGCAGAAACTGTCCAAGGCACGCGAGGAGGACTTTGTTAAAGAGgtatgttacattatttttttgtaataaaaatatttttaacccatTTGTCATCGGAAtgattggaatgttagccggctaacatgtcaagcattaagTAGTTAAAGAGtggtaataatttaaatcttttaatcAGTACTAAGCTAGTACATCATATTTTGAGATACACTAGGATTACTAGCTGTAATGGGGTCAACGGGACAGAGTGGTGTTGTAATGAGAAAAAAGACTGGAATAAAAAAGCTCGAAGAATTGTTCTAGCTAGCTATAATAGAGGTATTTGAATAGTAAACTGAAGTTCATCACCGTCTAGTTGGAAAACGAATGCATGTCCGCAGTTTAAAACACAAGGCACATATAGTACAGGATCCCTGGTACACTTTTCTTCGTTTATTACTATTAAGCTGATTTTTCGTGAGTAGCTTCCTTTTGAATAGACGCCCAAGTTTTTCCTTATagtaatgttggtaaatggtAGCTTAATAGAGGTAGTaaggataaaatatgttgatttgacgaatttaaaaaaattattactaaccgattttatctttgttaattatcgagataattatctaaataacgtgaacaaatatttgtcctacaaaatataaggtttgGTTAGGGAGTCCCCTCTCTCCACTGTGTCAACGGCGCCGGTatacatgtgtgtgtgtgtgtgtgtgtgtgtgtgtgtgtgtgtgtgtgtgtgtgtgtgtgtgtgtgtgtgtgtacatgtgtgtgtgtgcgtgcgcagGTGTCGGAGCTGAAGGAGCAGCTGCGCGACGTGATGTTCTTCGTGGAGGCGCGCGGGTCGCTGGCGCGCGCGGGCGCGAGCGCGGCCGAGCTCGCCGACGCGCACGTGTCCGTGGCGTCGGTgtacatgtgtgtgtgtgcgtgcgcagGTGTCGGAGCTGAAGGAGCAGCTGCGCGACGTGATGTTCTTCGTGGAGGCGCGCGGGTCGCTGGCGCGCGCGGGCGCGAGCGCGGCCGAGCTCGCCGACGCGCACGTGTCCGTGGCGTCGGTgtacatgtgtgtgtgtgcgtgcgcagGTGTCGGAGCTGAAGGAGCAGCTGCGCGACGTGATGTTCTTCGTGGAGGCGCGCGGGTCGCTGGCGCGCGCGGGCGCGAGCGCAGCCAGCTCGCCGACGCGCACGTGTCCGTGGCGTCGGTgtacatgtgtgtgtgtgcgtgcgcagGTGTCGGAGCTGAAGGAGCAGCTGCGCGACGTGATGTTCTTCGTGGAGGCGCGCGGGTCGCTGGCGCGCGCGGGCGCGAGCGCAGCCGAAGCTCGCCGACGCGCACGTGTCCGTGGCGTCGGTgtacatgtgtgtgtgtgcgtgcgcagGTGTCGGAGCTGAAGGAGCAGCTGCGCGACGTGATGTTCTTCGTGGAGGCGCGCGGGTCGCTGGCGCGCGCGGGCGCGAGCGCTGCCGAGCTCGACGACGCGCACGTGTCCGTGGCGTCGGTgtacatgtgtgtgtgtgcgtgcgcagGTGTCGGAGCTGAAGGAGCAGCTGCGCGACGTGATGTTCTTCGTGGAGGCGCGCGGGTCGCTGGCGCGCGCGGGCGCGAGCGCAGCCGAAGCTCGCCGACGCGCACGTGTCCGTGGCGTCGGTgtacatgtgtgtgtgtgcgtgcgcagGTGTCGGAGCTGAAGGAGCAGCTGCGCGACGTGATGTTCTTCGTGGAGGCGCGCGGGTCGCTGGCGCGCgcgggcgcgagcgcggcggTGCTCGCCGACGCGCACGTGTCCGTGGCGTCGGTgtacatgtgtgtgtgtgcgtgcgcagGTGTCGGAGCTGAAGGAGCAGCTGCGCGACGTGATGTTCTTCGTGGAGGCGCGCGGGTCGCTGGCGCGCGCGGGCGCGAGCGCAGCCGAAGCTCGCCGACGCGCACGTGTCCGTGGCGTCGGTgtacatgtgtgtgtgtgcgtgcgcagGTGTCGGAGCTGAAGGAGCAGCTGCGCGACGTGATGTTCTTCGTGGAGGCGCGCGGGTCGCTGGCGCGCGCGGGCGCGAGCGCGGCCGAGCTCGCCGACGCGCACGTGTCCGTGGCGTCGGTgtacatgtgtgtgtgtgcgtgcgcagGTGTCGGAGCTGAAGGAGCAGCTGCGCGACGTGATGTTCTTCGTGGAGGCGCGCGGGTCGCTGGCGCGCGCGCGAGCGCAGCCGAGCTCGCCGACGCGCACGTGTCCGTGGCGTCGGTgtacatgtgtgtgtgtgcgtgcgcagGTGTCGGAGCTGAAGGAGCAGCTGCGCGACGTGATGTTCTTCGTGGAGGCGCGCGGGTCGCTGGCGCGCGCGGGCGCGAGCGCGGCCGAGCTCGCCGACGCGCACGTGTCCGTGGCGCCGCCGCCCaagccgcgccgccgccgccgctaaGCGTGCAGCCACACCGGTACAGTGTCAGCTTTGTTCACCACGATATTTGACAGTGTGACATACTACAGCTTGCTTctttcaaatcaaataaaatataaatcctaGGTAATACCATTGTTTTTCAAAAAATTGAATAtctttaatttttcaataatggGCAGTCACATAAAACAAAGGCTCCAGGTGTTTGCcaacaaaaaattttttttttattgttataggtATCAGTGGTCCATTATCCATCAAAACGGACTCTACAACATTCTGCCATCAAGTGTTAACAAGGAGAGTTGAAGAAAAGACTAGCGGATTACAAGGCATATTCAGTATTATACACCACTGAAAAAATCATCGAAGGGTTCATTTTTGCCAAAGTTTTTGCCGATATAATAGGcttcaattctctttattttgaatacctctttaattttattacataaaaaaagtcaaaaatataattagtatttaatttaaaaaaattaaaggtttaTATTGTCTCTAATTccttacaatataatattgttaaaaaaaaaataataagtcataattcatattcgatatgtagtaaaaataaattgaaaatatgtaagtaatCGATAAAGTATAAGAAATCAATAGTaacgagaaaaaatatatacggataatttaaaattcaaaattattttatttgtaaaactttgtgaattttaatatatatgggggaagttttataaaaagattaatacgatatgaagaataataatataaaattacagatgacaattttttttcggaataaacaataaaaagcaAATCTAAAAATTTGGACTGCACTTCAGTTGTCATCCTTCTTTTTAATGTTAAGCGGTTTGGCAGAtctcatgatgttttttttatttcatttgtcagACTAAATTTCACCACTAATGAATAAGTGGTATATCATCTTAATTAACTGTTACTTTTATGTGAATTTGAATTTCTGTgataatttgtataatgtatcagaaaagttatattatgtaatttatttaaaatattctatatctAAAAAGTACAAAGGGTAGCAAGTGGTTACCAGAGTTTTAgtcaagtttgatttttttttccttttggtATTCGGTTTGTAAGTTACTTATTCATAGTTTTAAGGTGCCAATAGAACAGGTATATAAAGTGGGGTGAATAGGATGGAAATGTATTTTCAAATCTTATTCGCatggaattttatttgcaataagtAAAGTACCAATCACcccattatattatttgttttttatatagtaaaacTTGCATCGATGCTTGTTGAGGCATTATATATGATGCTAGAACAAATTAACCGACCTTTTGGGCCTATTTCACGATTTCTGAGTAAAAGCTAATCGTCCAATATGATATAGGGCGACCAAATACAGGAGACAAGCTCcgaaataaatgttaaacaaaAGAGTACTAATTGCAATAACAATTTTCTACAATTGGCGGGGTTATTTCTTTAAACATTATGAAACAGGCtcttgaaataatataaaaaaaaatatacacccCAAAAGCTTTATGgaggtatttaattatatttagtgtctatatatctcaatattaatgTACAGGGAAGTGGGAGCCTAAATGTCGATAATTGTGTCtttattggtaaatatttaattgtgatcCCGTGAAGCTAGGGCTTCCTATCGGTGCTGGCACATAGTGGGTGTAGTATGGCGTATGGCGGACGTTAAacactatataatacaatttattgtatgtaaaaagGCATTATCCATGTCGCAATAACTTTTAAGCGCCTGGATATAAATCATAGCAACATCTTTTGGATTACAAAGTTTTGGATTATGCATTGCATTACTCTTGTCACTCCGAGACGTACGGTTTCATATTATCATcgagtaataatatttaaatgagacTTGATATTGTTGGACGCTGCGGCTTGACGAcagacattaatttataaaaatgaaaaaaccACGCCATATTATTTCATTGACGTTTGACATTACTTCGGCACGTCTAGCGCAACAAGTGAAATTGTTGTTTTAGCTAATGGCTTTAGGTGTTTAGTATAGGTGCGACGAATTGACGCTACGTTCAGACCATTATGTGACTGCGCCTTTATCTCTAGGAAACCCAAGCTTAGAGGCATGGTCTCTGTTAGGTTAAGGTTTACTTAAGAAGTAGTGTTGTGAATGCTTAAGATaagtttttctatttatattttataatgtacttCATCTGCAAAGATTAATATGTATGTGAAATGCCATTTAAGTCTAAGTGTAAAAATTAAAGTCCTTTTCAAATTCCAGTGGGATCAGCCCATAAACTTTGTCCTTGTTGAATATCAGTAACAATTGAAAAAGATAGTTCCtccattaaggcgatacctcaaggtccattttcatacattttgtttcacctttaatctgggtaactaaacaagtattggcaagtaaagaatttaaattcacgtctagttagtgattagttctcgcagttgaaagaaaaacgtaaaaataattaataatcatggatatttcggcctttaaaatttaatatgacgaaattggACCGAGGTATGTCAATATGTACCAACTACTTTTGaactatatttttagattattacttatttgttaCAACTGGATTTTCCTATGTCTGAAAAATTTGTGTGAATTGGTTTATGTATACTTTTGTATCGTATCACATTtggattaattaaatattgttaacttatttttggataatttgtgGGTTGGTAAATTTTGTGCGTAACTGGCTCCAATTAGTCtccaaaattcataattttcaaaatcggcaTAATTGCCTTCCGTTAGTATTAATtatgtctatttttaaaatatgtagcaacaaaaatattatatttttgtaagaagATCGATGATTATTCTCGATCTACTTTTTTAATGTAGTTGTTACAGATGCGATTTAGTTTTTGCAGTTGATGTGTCCTACCATTAATGTGCTGCactttaatatgtataaataacttGAGTTTTTTTAATTCCAGAGATAATTAAGTTACACAGCCTAATGGCAAGTCTTTGACTAGGAAAAGTAAACCGTTAAAAAGAGTAACAAGAGTTCCAGGTAACAACTGCAACATGAATGTcctaaagaatattaaaaaaaaataccgccAAATGCTTACACTTTTACCTCTGGAATTAATAAAGACATACATGATATTTTAATGatcaataaaatagattttaaaatggATGTCTACTATAAGTGATTTGtcattattgattataatattttatggtcCGAAAGTAAATGTTATTCAGATGTAGGTACAATAAAAGAATGAGTAAGGGCTCGTAATTAGTGGTATTTTGGGCGATTGAATATGTCGATTAAGTGCGTCAATACTAGCTATAAAATGTTcagatttgattttattatgaagtggaagtttccggaataaaaacaattaaaggtcataaatatatatttttttatataaattcgtttaatgatgtattttttttacaaattggaATAGTCTCTACAAactggtataatatttttttattagacggattttttttttataaaccggaaaagtttttttataaaccggaacagttttttttacgaGCCGGAATGTCGTTTCGGTACTTTCAGGTCCATTAAGATTTCGTTAACTTCTCAGTTCTATTGTAAACACAACGTTGTACCTACCCATATCTACTTTGAGCATTCCGCTAGTGACTAGCAGTTGAGCGAATCGACCATTAACTCGAATATACAGATATTGAACAAATTGTATTACGCCTAAGGATCTATTGGGCTTTAATGCAATTATTGTATGTGTTCTAaagttttattatcataattcaaATCATGACCCTTTGTGATAACATTcagatataacaatatattgtacGCAGTAAGTAATAAGTCTAATAGTTTCAACGGATTTATAACAGTCTATCCTATACTACTATCCAGTCAAACTTTTCCAGATCCTCAATTACATGATGTTATAATAGTAAGAAGTAACATAGgaagtattttactttaatgtccataaaaattataattccgTGTAACaatgtttaagattttttaaataaataaacgcagTATTGAATAtgaatttgtgttttttgttcACACACACATTCATACACTTgtacgccttttatccctgaaggatTTAGCCAGAAGTGTAAcaagtgggacggtatataaacATTCCTCTGTGTGTATTTCCCAGtatgtgatagtgggcgagcctatcgccacatcggacacaaattccagacttggGCTGATAtcgaatagaaaaacccaatatcaccgCTCGACCCGGGCATCGAATCCTAGACCTTAGCACTGCgcaatgcaactacgccaccaaggcagtttattttttgtagccCAATTATTTAATTGGACCTAAAAAAATGCTGGAAAAAGGGcgtcaatagaatgtcgtctaTGGCGCTCAAATAGTTAAGTACAGCCCTAACTTAATTCTCACATTCGAAATACCTTAGCTACAATTTGTgattgttacataactttaggcgtttatgcagcgcacgcaacggaaacaTTCAAAAGGAGTGAATTTTCcccattttgcaatatttttcattgatgcttcgCTTCTACTGCTCTTAGCATGATGTTATAGTCTATATCTTTCCTCGACAAATGAGCTATCCAACTGGGTACAACCCTATGCACTAAACGCGTCACTTCACTACAGTACAGATAAATGCCAATTTTATTGTGAAAgagttattttacattttttttttattattttctgctagttgttaatttaaaaatacctttttgtTATTGTCTTCCTAAGAAACTATAGCTATCTGCCCGGACAATAATCTGTACTTATCAGAAACTATATTTTCAGATCTATgagatataaattttgaattaaacttTCTGCTTACATGTGCGTAGCTTGATTATAATCGATGTTCAGGTACATTCATGAGCCCTACTCGCCACGCGCGCCGCCGTGACATAATTCGATTTGGCGTTTCATCTATATTACTTTACTCTATGATTTGACGTATGAGCGACGAAAGGCGCATCACTAAACCATAATGGCAGAATTCCAAAAAGCTGTAAATGCTGCTTTAAATCTCGTACTAAATTGACGCCTTTGTTTACGTGTGAATTATTTCGAATTATTGTATTCGTACCTTTTATGtgttatataaagtatattttgtaaagtatATTGCAGTATATGTTTTACTATATACGCGGCAACATCGACGAGGTATTTTAGCCTTGTAGTTCAAagtagttaatattatattgattttgctTACTTGCAAAACGGTCATGAAGAAATTCGAGTCATAAAGTATTCGGTGTTTTCCACAATGCTGTGTTTGCAAGACGTTGCAGAGGGTGGTTAACATGACCATTTCGCGAGCGAGTTCGTAACGTGTTGAATTTCAGCTCAACTCTCGGAACTCGTCGCTGGCGTGTCGCCGCTTGGCAGTTGGCAGTGTGTTGGGTAGTGGTTTTGCGCGAGACTAGACTCTGTATAGCGTTCCAGAAGTCTTAGTCTGTCGCAACTCCGCTGAGATCGTCG includes the following:
- the LOC115442406 gene encoding BRCA1-associated protein isoform X2, whose product is MSVSLCVLRVEIDEELPEMGDNPTEIEAAKEQKKKDRGARESKTITVETYASVVSGPNTAIGILPTSSRRSPAEGTSVSEDNDTLSFFCGNPLVEVTKGVLHLYKENELKEAEEAKTLCLLSVPGALGASDLLGFAAACQQDIAHVRVLRDGSPDHYMALFTFRTSQAAREFHEAFDGVPYSSLEPNALCHMSWVSRVEWARDGTPPPSHTELPTCPVCLERMDESVAGVLSVQCAHAFHAECLARWADARCPVCRCAQTPEPRARAHCDQCQLQEGDAVTTDEAGGEETRENISGVAEGMLDGVEAGTLWICLICGHVGCGRYENGHAAKHFLQSNHTYALQLGSNRVWDYAGDNFVHRLVQNKADGKLVAAEGGAGAEDAACGAKLDSAQLEFTYILTQQLDSQRMFYEDKLAKMEAEHKQERDKLRSAAKEAESASKKLKTTVGTLKKDNRNLEKKLQQVNERLAELQNELEEERGLSTAMASSQAEWQKLSKAREEDFVKEVSVVHYPSKRTLQHSAIKC
- the LOC115442406 gene encoding BRCA1-associated protein isoform X1 — its product is MSVSLCVLRVEIDEELPEMGDNPTEIEAAKEQKKKDRGARESKTITVETYASVVSGPNTAIGILPTSSRRSPAEGTSVSEDNDTLSFFCGNPLVEVTKGVLHLYKENELKEAEEAKTLCLLSVPGALGASDLLGFAAACQQDIAHVRVLRDGSPDHYMALFTFRTSQAAREFHEAFDGVPYSSLEPNALCHMSWVSRVEWARDGTPPPSHTELPTCPVCLERMDESVAGVLSVQCAHAFHAECLARWADARCPVCRCAQTPEPRARAHCDQCQLQEGDAVTTDEAGGEETRENISGVAEGMLDGVEAGTLWICLICGHVGCGRYENGHAAKHFLQSNHTYALQLGSNRVWDYAGDNFVHRLVQNKADGKLVAAEGGAGAEDAACGAKLDSAQLEFTYILTQQLDSQRMFYEDKLAKMEAEHKQERDKLRSAAKEAESASKKLKTTVGTLKKDNRNLEKKLQQVNERLAELQNELEEERGLSTAMASSQAEWQKLSKAREEDFVKEVSELKEQLRDVMFFVEARGSLARAGASAAELADAHVSVASVYMCVCACAGVGAEGAAARRDVLRGGARVAGARGRERGRARRRARVRGVGVHVCVCVRRCRS